One stretch of Nocardia mangyaensis DNA includes these proteins:
- the sufB gene encoding Fe-S cluster assembly protein SufB, whose product MTTTTDQVQPLTQDETIASLGNYGYGWSDSDVAGASAQRGLSEAVVRDISEKKSEQDWMLDIRLKALRIFDRKPMPNWGSNLDGIDFDNIKYFVRSSEKQAESWEDLPEDIKNTYDKLGIPEAEKQRLVSGVAAQYESEVVYHSIREDLEKQGVIFLDTDTALKEHPEIFKEYFGSVIPAGDNKFSALNTAVWSGGSFIYVPPGVHVDIPLQAYFRINTENMGQFERTLIIVDEDAYVHYVEGCTAPIYKSDSLHSAVVEIIVKKGGRCRYTTIQNWSNNVYNLVTKRAKAEAGATMEWVDGNIGSKVTMKYPAVWMTGEHAHGEVLSVAFAGVGQHQDTGAKMLHLAPHTSSTIVSKSVARGGGRASYRGLVQINKGAHGSKSTVKCDALLVDTISRSDTYPYVDIREDDVTMGHEATVSKVSEDQLFYLMSRGLTEDEAMAMVVRGFVEPIAKELPMEYALELNRLIELQMEGAVG is encoded by the coding sequence ATGACGACGACTACCGACCAGGTACAGCCTTTGACCCAGGACGAGACCATCGCCTCGCTGGGCAACTACGGCTACGGCTGGTCCGATTCGGATGTGGCCGGTGCCAGTGCGCAACGCGGTCTGTCGGAGGCTGTCGTCCGCGACATCTCGGAGAAGAAGAGCGAGCAGGACTGGATGCTCGACATCCGCCTCAAGGCGCTGCGCATCTTCGACCGCAAGCCCATGCCCAACTGGGGTTCGAACCTCGACGGCATCGACTTCGACAACATCAAGTACTTCGTGCGCTCCTCGGAGAAGCAGGCCGAGAGCTGGGAAGACCTGCCCGAGGACATCAAGAACACCTACGACAAGCTCGGCATCCCCGAGGCGGAGAAGCAGCGCCTGGTCTCCGGTGTCGCGGCGCAGTACGAGTCCGAGGTCGTCTACCACTCCATCCGTGAGGATCTGGAGAAGCAGGGCGTCATCTTCCTCGACACCGACACGGCGTTGAAGGAGCACCCGGAGATCTTCAAGGAGTACTTCGGCTCGGTGATTCCCGCGGGCGACAACAAGTTCTCCGCGCTCAACACTGCTGTGTGGTCGGGTGGCTCGTTCATCTACGTGCCGCCGGGCGTGCACGTCGACATCCCGCTGCAGGCCTACTTCCGGATCAACACCGAGAACATGGGCCAGTTCGAGCGGACGCTGATCATCGTCGACGAGGACGCCTACGTCCATTACGTCGAGGGTTGTACAGCCCCCATCTACAAGTCCGACTCGCTGCACTCCGCGGTCGTGGAGATCATCGTGAAGAAGGGCGGCCGCTGCCGCTACACGACCATCCAGAACTGGTCGAACAACGTCTACAACCTGGTCACCAAGCGGGCCAAGGCCGAGGCGGGCGCGACCATGGAATGGGTCGACGGCAACATCGGCTCCAAGGTCACCATGAAGTACCCGGCGGTCTGGATGACCGGCGAGCACGCGCACGGTGAGGTCCTGTCGGTGGCGTTCGCCGGCGTCGGCCAGCACCAGGACACCGGTGCCAAGATGCTGCACCTGGCCCCGCACACCTCCTCGACCATCGTGTCGAAGTCGGTGGCGCGTGGTGGCGGGCGCGCGTCCTACCGCGGCCTGGTTCAGATCAACAAGGGCGCGCACGGCTCGAAGTCGACGGTGAAGTGTGACGCGCTGCTGGTCGACACGATCAGCCGTTCCGACACCTACCCCTACGTCGACATCCGCGAGGACGACGTGACGATGGGCCACGAGGCGACCGTCTCCAAGGTCTCCGAGGATCAGCTGTTCTACCTGATGAGCCGCGGTCTGACCGAGGACGAGGCGATGGCGATGGTGGTGCGCGGCTTCGTCGAGCCGATCGCCAAGGAATTGCCGATGGAGTACGCGCTGGAACTCAACCGGCTCATCGAGCTGCAGATGGAAGGGGCCGTGGGCTGA
- the sufD gene encoding Fe-S cluster assembly protein SufD gives MSTLETPIQNPGAVAAVNKGEVFTSFDVDQFEIPSGRDEAWRFTPLRRLRGLHDGTAVRDGAATVEVSEVAGVTVETVDRADARLGQAGTPADRVAAQAYSGFESATVITVGPETEVSDPVTVTITGPGEGKTAYGHLQIRLDNFAVATVVIDQRGSGIYAENVEFVLGDSAKLTVVAVQEWAEDAVHATAHHIKLGRDANLRHVSATLGGDLVRLTGTVRYAGPGGEAELFGLYFADAGQHFEQRLLIDHAEPNCKSNVLYKGALQGDPSSPKGDARTVWVGDVLIRAAAEGTDTYEANRNLVLTDGARADSVPNLEIETGEIAGAGHASATGRFDDEQLFYLRARGIPEDVARRLVVRGFFFEIIQKIAVPEVRERLEAAIEAELATVGI, from the coding sequence ATGTCGACGCTCGAGACGCCGATTCAGAACCCGGGCGCCGTCGCCGCGGTCAACAAGGGCGAGGTCTTCACCTCGTTCGACGTCGATCAGTTCGAGATCCCGTCGGGCCGTGACGAGGCGTGGCGGTTCACCCCGCTGCGCCGCCTGCGCGGTCTGCACGACGGCACCGCCGTGCGTGACGGTGCCGCCACCGTCGAGGTGAGCGAGGTCGCCGGAGTCACCGTGGAAACGGTGGACCGCGCCGATGCTCGCCTCGGTCAGGCCGGTACTCCCGCCGATCGTGTTGCCGCGCAGGCCTATTCGGGCTTCGAGTCGGCGACCGTGATCACCGTGGGGCCGGAGACCGAGGTGTCGGACCCGGTCACGGTGACGATCACCGGTCCGGGCGAGGGCAAGACCGCCTACGGTCACCTGCAGATCCGGCTGGACAACTTCGCCGTCGCCACCGTGGTCATCGACCAGCGTGGCAGCGGAATCTACGCCGAGAACGTCGAATTCGTGCTCGGGGACAGCGCCAAGCTGACCGTCGTCGCGGTCCAGGAATGGGCCGAGGACGCCGTGCACGCCACCGCGCACCACATCAAGCTGGGCCGCGACGCGAACCTGCGTCACGTGTCGGCGACTCTGGGTGGCGATCTGGTCCGCCTCACCGGCACCGTGCGTTACGCCGGTCCCGGCGGCGAGGCCGAGCTGTTCGGCCTGTACTTCGCCGATGCCGGTCAGCACTTCGAGCAGCGCCTGCTGATCGATCACGCCGAGCCCAACTGCAAGTCCAATGTGCTGTACAAGGGTGCGCTGCAGGGTGACCCGTCCTCGCCGAAGGGCGATGCCCGCACGGTGTGGGTCGGCGACGTGCTGATCCGCGCCGCCGCCGAGGGCACCGACACCTACGAGGCGAACCGCAACCTGGTGCTCACCGACGGCGCGCGCGCCGACTCGGTGCCGAACCTGGAGATCGAGACCGGCGAGATCGCCGGTGCCGGACACGCCAGTGCCACCGGCCGCTTCGACGACGAGCAGCTGTTCTACCTGCGCGCTCGCGGCATTCCCGAGGACGTCGCCCGCCGCCTGGTCGTGCGTGGCTTCTTCTTCGAGATCATCCAGAAGATCGCGGTCCCCGAGGTCCGGGAGCGGCTCGAGGCGGCCATCGAGGCCGAACTCGCCACTGTCGGCATCTGA
- the sufU gene encoding Fe-S cluster assembly sulfur transfer protein SufU gives MRMEQMYQEVILDHYKHPHHRGLREPFGAQVHHVNPTCGDEVTLRVHIDDAGEVADVSYDGQGCSISQAATSILTDQVIGLPVQQALKVVDSYSEMISSRGTIEGDEDMIGDGIALAGVAKYPARVKCALLGWMAFKDAVVQIASAEDAKPAMGNGEA, from the coding sequence ATGCGCATGGAGCAGATGTACCAGGAAGTGATCCTGGACCACTACAAGCACCCGCACCACCGCGGGTTGCGGGAACCGTTCGGTGCCCAGGTGCACCACGTGAACCCCACCTGCGGTGACGAGGTGACCCTGCGCGTCCACATCGACGACGCGGGCGAGGTCGCCGACGTGTCCTACGACGGTCAGGGCTGCTCGATCAGCCAGGCCGCCACCTCGATCCTCACCGATCAGGTGATCGGGCTGCCGGTGCAGCAGGCGCTGAAGGTGGTCGACTCCTACAGCGAGATGATCTCCAGCCGTGGCACCATCGAAGGTGACGAGGACATGATCGGCGACGGCATCGCGCTCGCCGGTGTCGCCAAGTACCCGGCGCGCGTGAAATGCGCGCTGCTGGGCTGGATGGCGTTCAAGGACGCCGTCGTGCAGATCGCCTCGGCCGAGGACGCCAAACCCGCCATGGGAAATGGAGAAGCGTGA
- a CDS encoding TetR/AcrR family transcriptional regulator produces the protein MPPQADKQRKRPKQDRARETRTRILTVSAQLFGTRGISNTSTNRIAAEAGMSIGTLYRYFTDRDEIVKELTDSLFLQVEERYAKLLTAAVDKTPRDAVAEVIHIAVEVLVSNGPLVRALVADLQFYGSGIPEFEPRLRMIIKLYLIQILGPTNGVDIDTMAFIFLNTGFATALRSVEMEEQGLDRDVVIAKTADMIGSWITTVTQESANQPAADQLR, from the coding sequence ATGCCACCGCAAGCCGATAAGCAGCGCAAACGCCCGAAGCAGGATCGAGCAAGGGAGACCAGGACACGCATTCTGACGGTATCCGCTCAGCTTTTCGGAACCCGCGGCATCAGCAACACCTCGACCAACCGCATCGCCGCCGAAGCGGGCATGAGCATCGGCACCCTATACCGGTATTTCACCGATCGCGACGAGATCGTCAAGGAGCTCACCGACAGCCTGTTCCTGCAGGTGGAGGAGCGTTACGCCAAGCTGCTCACGGCGGCGGTGGACAAGACACCGCGCGATGCGGTCGCCGAGGTCATCCACATCGCGGTCGAGGTCCTCGTCTCGAACGGACCGCTGGTGCGCGCACTGGTGGCCGACCTGCAGTTCTACGGCAGCGGCATCCCCGAGTTCGAGCCACGCCTGCGCATGATCATCAAGCTCTACCTGATCCAGATCCTCGGACCCACCAACGGGGTCGACATCGACACCATGGCCTTCATCTTCCTCAACACCGGGTTCGCCACCGCGTTGCGCTCGGTGGAGATGGAGGAGCAAGGACTCGATCGGGATGTGGTCATCGCCAAGACCGCCGACATGATCGGCTCCTGGATCACCACGGTGACTCAGGAGAGCGCGAATCAACCTGCCGCCGACCAGCTCCGGTGA
- the sufC gene encoding Fe-S cluster assembly ATPase SufC: MTTLEIKDLHAEITTPEGEAKQILNGVNLTVRSGETHAIMGPNGSGKSTLSYVIAGHPKYTVTQGTITLDGEDVLEMSVDERARAGLFLAMQYPVEVPGVSMSNFLRTAATAVRGEAPKLRTWVKEVKESMSELDIDSAFADRSVNEGFSGGEKKRHEVLQLGLLKPKIAILDETDSGLDVDALRIVSDGVNRYKEREDGGVLLITHYTRILRYIKPDFVHVFINGKIVAEGGSELAEELDANGYVRFTPATAGA, translated from the coding sequence ATGACCACCTTGGAAATCAAGGACCTGCACGCCGAGATCACCACGCCCGAGGGTGAGGCCAAGCAGATCCTCAACGGCGTGAACCTGACCGTGCGCTCGGGCGAGACGCACGCCATCATGGGCCCCAACGGCTCGGGCAAGTCCACGCTGTCCTATGTAATCGCGGGTCACCCGAAGTACACCGTCACCCAGGGCACCATCACCCTCGACGGCGAGGACGTCCTCGAGATGTCGGTCGACGAGCGCGCTCGCGCGGGCCTGTTCCTGGCCATGCAGTACCCGGTCGAGGTGCCCGGTGTCTCGATGTCGAACTTCCTGCGTACCGCGGCAACGGCCGTGCGCGGCGAGGCCCCCAAGCTGCGCACCTGGGTCAAGGAGGTGAAGGAGTCGATGTCCGAGCTCGACATCGACTCGGCCTTCGCCGACCGCAGCGTGAACGAGGGCTTCTCCGGTGGCGAGAAGAAGCGTCACGAGGTGCTGCAGCTGGGTCTGCTCAAGCCCAAGATCGCGATCCTGGACGAGACCGACTCCGGCCTCGACGTCGACGCGCTGCGCATCGTCTCCGACGGCGTCAACCGCTACAAGGAGCGCGAGGACGGCGGCGTGCTGCTGATCACGCACTACACCCGCATCCTGCGCTACATCAAGCCCGACTTCGTGCACGTGTTCATCAACGGCAAGATCGTCGCCGAGGGTGGTTCCGAGCTGGCCGAGGAGCTCGACGCGAACGGCTACGTGCGCTTCACGCCCGCGACCGCCGGAGCCTGA
- a CDS encoding ArnT family glycosyltransferase has product MAIRRSDSVKEGVFNGVEIRLPGGGAVVPEAVETIAVETPARFAWRPVGVVAVVAGGLFLSRLGRYEFGGDELYFIAAGRQLALGYADQGPVVPLLAAVADVLAPGSRELLRLPALLATVASILLAAAIAREFGGGARAQTIAAICYACTPAAVMQAAMASTYALDAALTAGISWLFIRWVRTRADWLLVLAGLVAAVDFQVKWLAPMVWAGLAVGIAMFGPRALLRSRGWWFGSAVLVVTAVPTLVWQQRNGWPQVAMGAVVRAEQLATSGGLVAMPWQVVMVTGPVGALALVGIWAGLRAQRLRPYRFLIPIVVVGLGAVVVGGLRPYFVVGALPGLFAAGAVFVVDRPWRPVLVRGGAVLTACSALLAAAFVLVLPLPGHRLQTPTDRYDQIDTRSKLFGPTGWSALIDGVTTATHQIPAAERTRLAIVTENYWQAAALATLGRDRALPPVFSPHRGYGYFGAPDDDTTAILYVGLTVPHQTMSEVLTHCTPVHRVDDRLGYPGVNRNITIWRCATTRQPWSTAWPGLRTLPLVDGTT; this is encoded by the coding sequence GTGGCAATTCGGAGATCCGACAGCGTCAAGGAGGGCGTGTTCAACGGGGTCGAAATTAGGCTTCCGGGCGGAGGTGCCGTTGTGCCGGAGGCCGTCGAGACCATCGCTGTCGAAACCCCCGCTCGGTTCGCTTGGCGGCCGGTCGGTGTGGTCGCCGTGGTGGCGGGTGGACTGTTCCTGAGCCGCCTCGGACGGTATGAGTTCGGCGGCGACGAGCTGTATTTCATCGCCGCGGGACGTCAACTGGCGCTCGGGTACGCCGACCAGGGGCCGGTGGTGCCGTTGCTGGCGGCGGTGGCCGATGTGCTCGCGCCGGGGTCGCGGGAACTGCTGCGGCTGCCCGCGCTGCTGGCCACGGTGGCATCGATTCTGCTCGCTGCCGCTATCGCCAGGGAATTCGGTGGCGGAGCGCGGGCCCAGACGATCGCGGCGATCTGCTACGCGTGTACTCCCGCGGCGGTCATGCAGGCCGCGATGGCCTCGACCTACGCGCTGGACGCGGCATTGACGGCCGGGATCAGCTGGTTGTTCATCCGTTGGGTGCGCACCCGTGCCGACTGGCTGCTGGTCCTCGCCGGGCTGGTGGCCGCGGTGGATTTCCAGGTGAAGTGGCTCGCGCCGATGGTGTGGGCCGGGCTGGCCGTCGGGATCGCGATGTTCGGTCCGCGAGCGCTGTTGCGTTCGCGCGGTTGGTGGTTCGGTTCGGCGGTGCTGGTCGTCACGGCGGTGCCGACGCTGGTGTGGCAGCAGCGCAACGGTTGGCCGCAGGTGGCGATGGGCGCGGTGGTGCGGGCCGAGCAACTCGCCACCAGCGGTGGCCTGGTCGCGATGCCCTGGCAGGTGGTGATGGTGACAGGCCCGGTCGGCGCGCTCGCGCTGGTCGGGATCTGGGCCGGACTGCGAGCCCAGCGGCTGCGGCCGTACAGATTCTTGATCCCGATCGTCGTGGTGGGACTCGGCGCGGTCGTCGTGGGCGGTCTGCGACCGTACTTCGTGGTCGGCGCACTGCCCGGATTGTTCGCCGCCGGTGCGGTGTTCGTCGTCGATCGGCCGTGGCGGCCAGTCCTCGTTCGTGGCGGCGCCGTACTCACCGCCTGCTCGGCGCTGCTGGCCGCGGCATTCGTGCTCGTCCTGCCGCTGCCGGGCCATCGACTCCAGACACCCACCGATCGCTACGACCAGATCGACACGCGCAGCAAACTGTTCGGCCCGACGGGCTGGTCGGCGCTGATCGACGGCGTCACCACCGCGACCCACCAGATCCCCGCCGCGGAACGAACCCGCCTCGCGATCGTCACCGAGAACTACTGGCAGGCAGCCGCATTGGCGACCCTTGGCCGCGATCGCGCCCTGCCCCCGGTATTCAGCCCCCACCGCGGGTACGGGTACTTCGGCGCGCCGGACGACGACACGACGGCGATCCTCTACGTCGGACTGACGGTCCCCCACCAGACCATGTCCGAGGTGCTCACCCACTGCACCCCCGTACACCGCGTCGACGATCGCCTCGGCTATCCCGGCGTCAACCGCAACATCACCATCTGGCGGTGCGCGACGACGCGCCAACCGTGGTCGACCGCGTGGCCGGGTCTGCGCACCCTGCCGCTGGTCGACGGCACCACCTGA
- a CDS encoding PucR family transcriptional regulator, producing the protein MTIPLGTATMWQPLRDVRTLTGRLVGHFVDNVATCRTLPGDAISGEVTTVTRMCLEIVGGMLDGRDEQAKLNRLARAAAAWAREGVPIDAILQAFHEGFRLGFDTVYDEVADEDRASLLHGFRRVMEISDLLCTTVTRAYVREHREIAGEHHTAVHTLVSALLAGQPTITMARECGITVADTYSVLALSIRDHPDEHDPRLNASVVARRKLRRVQAALAHHCGEQALSLLSVDGGTLLIPAELLAAAELDALIESLARAARVDLMAALVPATTAEIPDAAQRAHELLDMVERLDCAPGLYRFGDLALEYQLTRPGPGRARLGELLAPLDNHPELYETLRVHIANNMNRQRTARLLHIHTNTVDYRLRRVAQLTGLDPTQASGLWQLRSSMIARSFHSGPTVEPSTGALATAGRASVVGDPSAVRRTRSDAQTCLGPDLGGARSA; encoded by the coding sequence ATGACGATCCCACTGGGCACTGCGACGATGTGGCAGCCCCTGCGTGATGTCCGAACGCTGACCGGCCGACTCGTCGGCCACTTCGTGGACAACGTGGCGACCTGCCGCACCCTGCCCGGCGACGCGATCTCCGGGGAGGTCACCACGGTGACCAGGATGTGCCTGGAAATCGTCGGCGGGATGCTGGACGGCCGCGACGAGCAGGCGAAGCTGAACCGGCTCGCGAGGGCCGCCGCGGCCTGGGCGCGCGAGGGGGTGCCGATCGACGCCATCCTGCAGGCCTTCCACGAGGGCTTCCGGCTGGGATTCGACACGGTGTACGACGAGGTCGCCGACGAGGATCGCGCCAGCCTGCTGCACGGCTTCCGCCGGGTCATGGAGATCTCGGACCTGTTGTGCACCACGGTGACCCGCGCCTACGTCCGGGAGCACCGCGAGATCGCGGGCGAACACCACACGGCCGTGCACACCCTGGTCTCGGCGCTGCTGGCCGGGCAGCCGACCATCACCATGGCGCGCGAGTGCGGCATCACCGTCGCCGACACGTATTCGGTGCTGGCCCTGTCGATCCGAGACCATCCCGACGAGCACGATCCGCGTCTCAACGCCTCGGTGGTCGCCCGGCGCAAGTTGCGCAGGGTCCAGGCGGCGCTGGCGCACCACTGCGGTGAACAGGCTCTGTCGCTGCTCTCGGTCGACGGCGGCACCCTGCTGATCCCCGCTGAACTGCTGGCGGCCGCGGAACTCGACGCCCTGATCGAGTCGCTGGCGCGGGCGGCGCGGGTGGACCTGATGGCAGCGCTCGTGCCCGCGACTACCGCCGAGATCCCCGATGCGGCTCAACGCGCCCACGAACTGCTCGACATGGTGGAGCGGCTCGATTGCGCGCCCGGGCTGTACCGCTTCGGCGACCTGGCCCTCGAGTACCAGTTGACCCGGCCGGGTCCGGGCCGGGCGCGCCTCGGTGAGCTGCTCGCACCGCTGGACAACCACCCCGAGCTGTACGAGACGCTGCGGGTGCACATCGCCAACAACATGAACCGCCAGCGCACCGCTCGGCTGCTGCACATCCACACCAATACCGTCGACTACCGGTTGCGCCGGGTCGCCCAGCTCACCGGGCTCGATCCGACGCAGGCCTCGGGGCTGTGGCAGTTGCGCTCATCGATGATCGCGCGCAGTTTCCACAGCGGGCCCACGGTCGAACCGTCGACCGGTGCGCTGGCCACCGCTGGGCGGGCCAGTGTTGTGGGCGATCCCAGTGCCGTCCGGCGGACTCGGTCGGATGCCCAGACCTGCCTCGGTCCCGACCTCGGTGGCGCCCGCTCGGCCTAG
- a CDS encoding metal-sulfur cluster assembly factor, giving the protein MSETQAPESTEATETAAPAPEVELTAEQIKHLEDLEEAMRDVVDPELGINVVDLGLVYGMSVNEENVCRLDMTLTSAACPLTDVIEDQSRNALVRSGLVEDLEINWVWMPPWGPDKITDDGREQLRALGFTV; this is encoded by the coding sequence ATGAGTGAGACCCAGGCTCCCGAATCCACTGAAGCCACCGAAACCGCCGCGCCCGCTCCCGAAGTGGAGCTCACGGCCGAACAGATCAAACACCTCGAGGACCTCGAAGAGGCCATGCGCGATGTCGTCGACCCCGAACTGGGCATCAATGTCGTGGACCTCGGCCTGGTCTACGGCATGTCCGTGAACGAGGAGAACGTCTGCCGCCTCGACATGACGCTCACCTCGGCGGCCTGTCCGCTGACCGACGTCATCGAGGACCAGTCCCGCAACGCCCTGGTGCGCAGCGGTCTGGTCGAGGATCTCGAGATCAACTGGGTCTGGATGCCCCCGTGGGGTCCGGACAAGATCACCGACGACGGCCGCGAACAGCTGCGTGCCCTCGGCTTCACCGTCTAG
- a CDS encoding alpha/beta hydrolase, translated as MWGSMVRRLALATALAAAGVPVVVTAQAAPETVAARALAAAVPAPDGSRAVAAAANGPGRVIDLTVYSAAMDRPITVAVLPAADPEAPAGSLYLINGVDGGTDTADWREGSNWLTKTDAIDFFGGAQATIVMPIGGAGTFYTDWQADDPVTGRHRWRSFLTQELPPIIDSAFHGTGRDAVAGLSMASSAVFRMAQEAPHRFRMVGSFSGCVRTSDPAGQAMVASIVTARQGNPINMWGPPGHPAWAANDPYLQAEKLRGVQVYVSTGNGVPGPLDTLSGPGIAHNPVKLADQLLIGGVLDGITVVCTRMLRDRLAELDISATFDFRAAGTHSWGYWERDMHAFWERARALLTP; from the coding sequence ATGTGGGGTTCGATGGTGCGGCGGCTGGCGCTCGCGACGGCGCTGGCCGCCGCGGGTGTCCCGGTGGTCGTGACGGCGCAGGCGGCACCGGAGACGGTGGCCGCCCGGGCCCTGGCGGCGGCCGTGCCCGCACCGGACGGGTCGCGAGCGGTCGCCGCGGCGGCCAACGGCCCGGGCCGGGTGATCGACCTGACCGTGTACTCGGCGGCGATGGACCGCCCGATCACCGTCGCGGTGCTGCCCGCCGCCGATCCCGAGGCCCCGGCGGGGTCGCTGTATCTGATCAACGGCGTGGACGGCGGCACCGACACCGCCGACTGGCGGGAGGGCAGCAACTGGCTCACCAAGACCGATGCCATCGACTTCTTCGGTGGCGCGCAGGCGACGATCGTCATGCCGATCGGCGGTGCGGGCACCTTCTACACCGACTGGCAGGCCGATGATCCGGTGACCGGGCGGCATCGCTGGCGGAGCTTCCTGACCCAGGAGCTGCCGCCGATCATCGATTCGGCGTTCCACGGCACCGGTCGCGATGCGGTGGCCGGGCTGTCGATGGCGAGTTCGGCGGTGTTCCGGATGGCGCAGGAGGCGCCGCACCGATTTCGGATGGTCGGCTCGTTCAGCGGCTGTGTGCGTACCAGCGATCCGGCTGGGCAGGCGATGGTGGCCTCGATTGTCACTGCGCGCCAAGGTAATCCGATCAACATGTGGGGGCCGCCGGGGCATCCGGCGTGGGCGGCCAACGATCCGTACCTCCAGGCCGAGAAACTGCGCGGGGTGCAGGTCTATGTGAGTACCGGCAACGGTGTACCCGGACCGCTGGACACGTTGAGCGGCCCCGGCATCGCGCACAATCCGGTGAAGCTGGCCGATCAGCTGTTGATCGGCGGCGTACTCGACGGGATCACCGTGGTGTGCACGCGGATGCTGCGTGATCGGTTGGCGGAGTTGGACATTTCGGCGACCTTCGACTTCCGTGCGGCGGGGACTCATTCGTGGGGGTACTGGGAGCGTGACATGCACGCGTTCTGGGAGCGGGCGCGGGCGCTGCTGACGCCGTAG
- a CDS encoding cysteine desulfurase, whose amino-acid sequence MTAVSVSGSALDVARIRADFPILNRTVRDGKPLVYLDSGATSQRPLQVLDAEREFLLTRNSAVHRGAHQLAEEATDSYEDARVAIAGFVGADAGEIVFTKNATESLNLVANAFGDDRFPYKVGPGDEIVITELEHHANLVPWQELARRTGATLKWYGITGEGTAGSGGAGRIDLDSLELSSATKVLAFTHQSNVTGAVAPLVELVRRAREVGALVVLDACQSVPHMAVNFRELGVDFAAFSGHKMLGPMGVGGLYGRRALLEQTPPFITGGSMIETVTMEQTTYAPPPQRFEAGTPMTSQVVGLAAAVRYLEDLGMDAIAAHEHALTGAALDGLGAIEGVRIIGPTENVDRGGAVSFVVDGIHAHDVGQILDDQGVAIRVGHHCAWPLHRKFGVAATARASFAVYNTLDEVDALVTAVRKAQSFFGVSAARAE is encoded by the coding sequence ATGACTGCCGTGTCCGTGTCGGGCTCCGCCCTCGATGTCGCCCGGATCCGGGCCGACTTCCCGATCCTGAACCGCACGGTTCGGGACGGGAAGCCGTTGGTGTACCTGGATTCCGGTGCGACGTCGCAGCGTCCGCTGCAGGTGCTCGACGCCGAGCGGGAGTTCCTGCTCACCCGCAACTCGGCGGTGCATCGTGGTGCGCACCAGCTGGCCGAGGAGGCGACCGACTCCTACGAGGACGCCCGCGTCGCCATCGCGGGCTTCGTCGGCGCCGACGCCGGGGAGATCGTGTTCACCAAGAACGCGACCGAGTCGCTGAACCTGGTGGCCAACGCCTTCGGTGACGACCGGTTCCCCTACAAGGTGGGCCCGGGCGACGAGATCGTGATCACCGAGCTCGAACACCACGCGAATCTCGTTCCGTGGCAGGAACTCGCGCGTCGTACCGGTGCCACGCTCAAGTGGTACGGGATCACGGGGGAGGGGACGGCGGGATCGGGCGGAGCTGGTCGGATCGACCTGGATTCGCTCGAACTGTCTTCTGCGACAAAGGTTCTCGCGTTCACGCATCAGTCCAACGTCACCGGCGCGGTGGCTCCGCTGGTCGAATTGGTCCGCCGGGCACGGGAAGTCGGCGCGCTGGTCGTGCTCGACGCCTGCCAGTCGGTGCCGCACATGGCGGTGAACTTCCGTGAGCTCGGCGTGGACTTCGCCGCGTTCTCCGGGCACAAGATGCTGGGCCCGATGGGTGTCGGCGGACTCTACGGGCGGCGCGCGCTGCTCGAACAGACCCCGCCGTTCATCACCGGCGGCTCGATGATCGAGACCGTCACGATGGAACAGACCACCTACGCGCCGCCGCCACAGCGCTTCGAGGCGGGCACACCGATGACCTCGCAGGTCGTCGGGCTGGCCGCCGCGGTGCGCTATCTCGAGGACCTCGGCATGGACGCGATCGCCGCCCACGAGCACGCGCTGACCGGCGCCGCGCTCGATGGGCTCGGCGCGATCGAGGGCGTGCGGATCATCGGCCCGACCGAGAACGTGGACCGCGGTGGCGCGGTGTCGTTCGTGGTCGACGGGATCCACGCCCACGACGTGGGCCAGATCCTCGACGACCAGGGCGTCGCCATCCGAGTGGGCCACCACTGCGCCTGGCCGCTGCACCGCAAGTTCGGGGTCGCCGCGACCGCCCGGGCCTCGTTCGCCGTGTACAACACCCTCGACGAGGTCGACGCGCTGGTGACCGCCGTGCGGAAGGCCCAGAGCTTCTTCGGCGTGAGCGCAGCGAGGGCCGAATGA
- a CDS encoding DUF4189 domain-containing protein: MSVKTKVGFAAAAVGLAAASVFGAGSANAASLHAAIAFSDEAWIYDYSVNEPSARAAEDVALANCDEADCHIWAAWSDGCGVIVGAEDGSVGVGTGATRAEAENEAYHSLAEVSPTALLATTGSANLVGTEVIDVICTANAG; encoded by the coding sequence ATGAGTGTCAAAACCAAGGTCGGCTTCGCCGCCGCGGCAGTGGGTCTCGCGGCCGCGTCGGTGTTCGGTGCCGGTTCGGCGAACGCGGCGAGCCTGCACGCGGCGATCGCGTTCAGCGACGAGGCGTGGATCTACGACTACAGCGTGAACGAGCCGAGCGCGCGTGCCGCCGAGGACGTCGCACTGGCCAACTGCGACGAGGCCGACTGCCACATCTGGGCCGCCTGGTCCGACGGCTGCGGCGTCATCGTCGGCGCCGAGGACGGCTCGGTCGGGGTCGGCACCGGCGCGACCAGGGCCGAGGCCGAGAACGAGGCGTACCACAGCCTCGCGGAGGTGAGCCCGACGGCGTTGCTGGCGACAACCGGTTCGGCGAATCTGGTCGGCACCGAGGTCATCGACGTGATCTGCACCGCGAACGCGGGCTGA